In Mobula birostris isolate sMobBir1 chromosome 12, sMobBir1.hap1, whole genome shotgun sequence, one genomic interval encodes:
- the LOC140206118 gene encoding torsin-1A-interacting protein 2-like isoform X1 translates to MKPGSPTQARREMRRCSPNTKVTDEVDCNPVKNMSPESEPDSNQSDEETTDSPLDLGAAGDSPIFSRTRSRTSGIEFSENQNLQQPNLSRRPLRSTRGQKDDVTPSNKVNTKRVPPVLPCTEPSPKNDERSRGLAQEGSADTSNRNVIFILMIVVVVFSVLFLMSKPQSVTLVKRTKLTVFLDKFEQVQALFYGQQSALWKRSRITLCNHINLTRHEKPAILMFVAASDGQKTMRCLTRRIADAYSAALNATAAVEVNATVSSGQNSDGVKLEVDTQLSSGFDKGSKVAVIHHFQDLPPLSTLIFYKYCDHENAAYKAVALLITILLDEEKLAPDISLKVLEMKVRDFLIRRFSASEGSQGMDTDKLSGLWSRIAHVVLPVAPVREIEEGGCVLKGH, encoded by the exons AGATGCGCAGATGTTCGCCAAACACAAAAGTGACAGATGAAGTTGATTGTAATCCAGTGAAGA ACATGAGTCCTGAAAGTGAACCTGACTCTAACCAGTCAGATGAAG aAACCACTGACTCACCTTTGGATCTGGGAGCAGCTGGGGATTCACCAATATTTAGCAGGACTCGCTCTCGCACTTCAGGGATAGAATTCTCAGAGA ATCAAAATCTCCAACAGCCTAACTTAAGCAGAAGACCGCTTCGTTCAACTCGAG GTCAAAAGGATGATGTAACTCCATCAAACAAAGTTAATACTAAGCGTGTACCTCCAG TACTGCCTTGCACTGAGCCTTCCCCAAAGAACGATGAAAGAAGCAGAGGACTTGCACAGGAAG GGAGTGCCGATACCTCAAACAGGAATGTGATCTTCATTCTAATGATTGTAGTGGTGGTtttctctgtgttgttcctgatgAGTAAGCCCCAGTCTGTTACTTTGGTGAAAAGAACAAAGCTAACTGTATTTTTAGACAAGTTTGAGCAGGTTCAGGCCCTGTTCTACGGGCAGCAGTCAGCACTGTGGAAGAGAAGCAGGATCACACTGTGCAACCACATTAATCTGACCCGGCATGAGAAACCTGCCATCCTGATGTTTGTAGCTGCATCAGATGGGCAGAAGACCATGAGGTGCCTCACTCGTCGGATTGCAGATGCTTACTCCGCAGCCCTCAATGCTACTGCAGCGGTGGAAGTCAACGCAACTGTTAGTAGTGGCCAAAACAGTGATGGTGTGAAACTGGAGGTGGATACCCAGCTGTCATCTGGGTTTGACAAAGGCAGCAAGGTAGCAGTCATTCACCACTTCCAGGATCTTCCCCCATTGTCCACCCTGATCTTCTACAAGTACTGTGACCATGAGAACGCAGCCTATAAGGCAGTTGCCCTGCTGATCACTATTCTCCTGGATGAGGAGAAATTGGCACCAGACATTAGCCTGAAAGTCTTGGAAATGAAGGTCCGTGACTTTCTGATAAGGAGGTTTTCTGCTTCTGAAGGTAGTCAAGGCATGGACACTGACAAACTGAGCGGCCTGTGGAGTCGCATTGCCCATGTCGTGCTTCCAGTGGCACCAGTTCGTGAGATAGAGGAAGGAGGTtgtgttttgaaagggcactgA
- the LOC140206118 gene encoding torsin-1A-interacting protein 2-like isoform X2 — protein MRRCSPNTKVTDEVDCNPVKNMSPESEPDSNQSDEETTDSPLDLGAAGDSPIFSRTRSRTSGIEFSENQNLQQPNLSRRPLRSTRGQKDDVTPSNKVNTKRVPPVLPCTEPSPKNDERSRGLAQEGSADTSNRNVIFILMIVVVVFSVLFLMSKPQSVTLVKRTKLTVFLDKFEQVQALFYGQQSALWKRSRITLCNHINLTRHEKPAILMFVAASDGQKTMRCLTRRIADAYSAALNATAAVEVNATVSSGQNSDGVKLEVDTQLSSGFDKGSKVAVIHHFQDLPPLSTLIFYKYCDHENAAYKAVALLITILLDEEKLAPDISLKVLEMKVRDFLIRRFSASEGSQGMDTDKLSGLWSRIAHVVLPVAPVREIEEGGCVLKGH, from the exons ATGCGCAGATGTTCGCCAAACACAAAAGTGACAGATGAAGTTGATTGTAATCCAGTGAAGA ACATGAGTCCTGAAAGTGAACCTGACTCTAACCAGTCAGATGAAG aAACCACTGACTCACCTTTGGATCTGGGAGCAGCTGGGGATTCACCAATATTTAGCAGGACTCGCTCTCGCACTTCAGGGATAGAATTCTCAGAGA ATCAAAATCTCCAACAGCCTAACTTAAGCAGAAGACCGCTTCGTTCAACTCGAG GTCAAAAGGATGATGTAACTCCATCAAACAAAGTTAATACTAAGCGTGTACCTCCAG TACTGCCTTGCACTGAGCCTTCCCCAAAGAACGATGAAAGAAGCAGAGGACTTGCACAGGAAG GGAGTGCCGATACCTCAAACAGGAATGTGATCTTCATTCTAATGATTGTAGTGGTGGTtttctctgtgttgttcctgatgAGTAAGCCCCAGTCTGTTACTTTGGTGAAAAGAACAAAGCTAACTGTATTTTTAGACAAGTTTGAGCAGGTTCAGGCCCTGTTCTACGGGCAGCAGTCAGCACTGTGGAAGAGAAGCAGGATCACACTGTGCAACCACATTAATCTGACCCGGCATGAGAAACCTGCCATCCTGATGTTTGTAGCTGCATCAGATGGGCAGAAGACCATGAGGTGCCTCACTCGTCGGATTGCAGATGCTTACTCCGCAGCCCTCAATGCTACTGCAGCGGTGGAAGTCAACGCAACTGTTAGTAGTGGCCAAAACAGTGATGGTGTGAAACTGGAGGTGGATACCCAGCTGTCATCTGGGTTTGACAAAGGCAGCAAGGTAGCAGTCATTCACCACTTCCAGGATCTTCCCCCATTGTCCACCCTGATCTTCTACAAGTACTGTGACCATGAGAACGCAGCCTATAAGGCAGTTGCCCTGCTGATCACTATTCTCCTGGATGAGGAGAAATTGGCACCAGACATTAGCCTGAAAGTCTTGGAAATGAAGGTCCGTGACTTTCTGATAAGGAGGTTTTCTGCTTCTGAAGGTAGTCAAGGCATGGACACTGACAAACTGAGCGGCCTGTGGAGTCGCATTGCCCATGTCGTGCTTCCAGTGGCACCAGTTCGTGAGATAGAGGAAGGAGGTtgtgttttgaaagggcactgA